Proteins encoded by one window of Chloroflexota bacterium:
- a CDS encoding response regulator transcription factor, with protein MEIMNNPVVLVVDDEKTLRDFVRRNLEVRSFGVVTAANGLEALAIFNTQNIDLVILDMMMPRMDGLETTRRIRQHSTVPIIILTALDEESDKVRAFDLGADDYLTKPFGVGELLARVKAVLRRSRWAESPTRQGQLIHGEIIVDLERHSVSVRGQGIKLTPTEFNLLIYLMEHAGKVLPHQAILRHVWGPEYGEETEYLRVYIGHLRQKIELDPSNPRCLLTERGIGYRFEPPVQYITK; from the coding sequence ATGGAAATAATGAATAATCCAGTAGTACTGGTTGTAGACGATGAAAAAACACTGCGCGATTTTGTGCGGCGCAATCTGGAAGTACGCAGCTTTGGAGTCGTTACTGCGGCGAATGGGCTTGAAGCGTTGGCAATCTTCAATACGCAAAATATCGATCTGGTCATTCTGGATATGATGATGCCGCGTATGGATGGTCTGGAAACCACCCGGCGTATTCGACAACATTCGACGGTTCCGATTATTATTTTGACAGCGCTGGACGAAGAAAGCGATAAAGTACGCGCCTTCGATCTGGGGGCAGACGATTATTTGACAAAACCCTTTGGTGTGGGCGAACTACTGGCACGCGTCAAAGCTGTATTACGCCGCTCGCGCTGGGCCGAATCGCCTACGCGCCAGGGTCAGTTGATTCACGGAGAAATCATCGTGGATTTGGAGCGGCACAGCGTTAGCGTGCGCGGGCAGGGCATCAAGCTAACGCCAACCGAATTCAATTTGCTCATCTATTTGATGGAGCACGCCGGAAAAGTGCTGCCGCACCAGGCGATTCTCAGACATGTATGGGGGCCAGAATACGGCGAAGAAACCGAGTATTTGCGGGTATATATTGGGCATCTACGCCAAAAAATTGAGCTTGACCCATCCAACCCACGATGTTTGCTTACAGAACGGGGGATTGGGTATCGCTTTGAACCCCCCGTGCAATATATCACTAAATAA
- a CDS encoding glycosyltransferase: MRVAMLSYHTCPLAILGGKDTGGMNVYVRELTRELGRMGIIVDIYTRSQDEHAPHISHDLGYGNRVVHVPAGPEVPLPKQQLAEHLPTFVTHILEFAEKKNFQYDLIHSHYWMSGIAASELQAAWNVPIVHMFHTLGKMKQRIARNADEAEGDYRIRGENEVLKLADRIVAATVAELAQLEWLYQADAERISVIPPGVDTSHFYPIPPDEAKEFIGVPVDDRMLLFVGRIEPLKGIDTLIQAIALMRKQGVLDRYHLCMSIIGGEPHLSRQARSAEMTRLQDLSSAHGLDDFVTFLGRRSQETLPYYYSAADAVIMPSHYESFGMVALEAMACGTPVVASQVGGLAFLIQDGETGYHIPVGDAQMLSERLTTLLEDHALRREMSCKAVNFAQAYQWKNIATRIAKLYETVLLD, encoded by the coding sequence ATGCGCGTTGCCATGTTATCGTATCACACTTGTCCGTTGGCAATTCTGGGTGGAAAAGACACCGGCGGTATGAATGTCTATGTGCGTGAACTCACCCGTGAGTTAGGGCGCATGGGCATCATTGTAGATATTTACACTCGCTCTCAAGACGAACATGCGCCCCACATTTCGCATGATCTGGGCTATGGCAATCGTGTTGTACACGTTCCCGCCGGGCCAGAAGTGCCCCTGCCCAAGCAACAGCTCGCCGAGCATTTGCCAACCTTTGTAACGCATATTCTCGAATTTGCCGAGAAGAAGAATTTTCAATACGACTTGATCCACAGCCATTACTGGATGTCGGGGATAGCAGCAAGCGAGTTACAGGCTGCCTGGAATGTGCCCATCGTTCACATGTTTCACACCCTGGGGAAGATGAAACAACGCATCGCTCGTAATGCCGATGAGGCCGAAGGGGATTACCGCATCCGGGGCGAAAATGAAGTTCTCAAGCTGGCCGACCGGATTGTGGCGGCCACAGTGGCAGAGTTGGCTCAACTGGAATGGTTGTACCAGGCTGATGCAGAGCGGATCAGCGTGATTCCTCCCGGGGTGGATACCAGCCACTTTTACCCGATTCCACCCGATGAGGCCAAAGAATTTATCGGCGTTCCCGTTGACGACCGTATGCTGCTATTTGTTGGGCGCATCGAACCCCTCAAAGGCATCGATACCCTGATCCAGGCCATTGCCCTGATGCGCAAGCAGGGCGTGTTAGACCGTTATCATTTGTGTATGTCGATCATTGGTGGCGAACCGCATCTCAGCCGCCAAGCTCGCAGCGCTGAGATGACTCGCCTGCAAGATTTGAGCAGCGCCCACGGGCTGGATGATTTTGTCACTTTTTTGGGCCGCCGCAGCCAGGAGACTTTGCCCTACTACTATTCTGCTGCCGATGCGGTAATTATGCCCTCTCACTACGAGTCGTTTGGCATGGTGGCCCTCGAAGCGATGGCTTGTGGCACACCGGTGGTAGCTTCGCAAGTTGGCGGTCTGGCCTTTTTAATTCAGGATGGCGAAACCGGCTATCATATCCCCGTGGGCGATGCCCAAATGCTCAGTGAACGCCTGACCACATTGCTGGAAGATCATGCCTTGCGCCGCGAGATGTCGTGCAAGGCCGTGAATTTTGCGCAAGCCTATCAATGGAAAAATATCGCCACACGTATCGCAAAGCTTTATGAAACTGTATTGTTGGACTGA
- a CDS encoding GAF domain-containing protein, with the protein MKQRRIQQDLGLKLMALYILFVGPVIAATLWIAHTTQSNLEDNIKAADLALARSIAQETDFAMRNALRAIEKLGSYDAVIENNTAGMNEIFNNFMSARPEVNLVYRLDETGQMAFHYPVGPTSTVGNDFSFREYFLRALASSEPLISHGRISPTTNQPVATAVMPLWDHKGGFLGVVATNIRLEALSQTLTKISHEYDDTEGFEVFILDASSQIVAHSNTDLLLTQIPESHTYITDPLLLGRVDSVIVIAPDGIERLYSYVPVSSAGWGVIVSRPAEAAFSTPRTFYRSALITLVIFLITCLIFWAGLTRLVIQPLGAIAAYSRTIGQPHDLSQTRDTMLPTLAHRPDQVGRLARSIIRMEESIEERFKELSTLLETSASVVSTLEPQAVLDRILEEVERLLHSRMIAIIALDEQASIFRVRASRGLSEHYVNLIAIDPTEPHSVSLRALRTGEPIQISDTETNPSFAADRAGARAEGYRAVLALPLNTHYAPPSVLLVFREKPHVFTEQEISLLSNFANHAAMAIENAALFARSDMRLQEQTRRLEALILSLNAGLILAGPEGRVIYANRRISTLSELPLQAITGAEVNHILEHILRHATEPEQNLQRIKDTLVSQEEQIAEFFLIQQGRTFWYRLRSFTVTDIRGVSLGQGIIINDITADRELDRMKSNLISTVSHELRTPLASIKGYASTLLAIDVEWDHQSQQDFLKIISDEADRLSILVNELLDLSRIDAGSLKVERRPCDLGLIIERAAKRASPTPDSRLQVELPSDLPQLYADQRRIEVVLRNIIENAAKYSGQDSPIYVRASFDEDQITVAVADEGPGIHPDEGERIFNSFYRIENGLSRNTSGAGLGLAICKGFVQAHQGTIWLEPTERGACFMFSLPRIPEDSNSE; encoded by the coding sequence ATGAAACAACGCAGAATTCAACAAGACCTGGGCCTGAAATTGATGGCCTTGTATATTCTTTTCGTTGGTCCGGTGATTGCAGCGACGCTCTGGATTGCACATACGACTCAGAGTAATCTCGAAGATAATATCAAAGCTGCCGATCTGGCTTTGGCGCGGTCGATTGCCCAGGAAACAGATTTCGCCATGCGCAACGCGCTCCGGGCGATTGAAAAATTAGGCTCCTATGATGCGGTGATCGAAAACAATACCGCTGGCATGAATGAGATATTTAACAATTTTATGAGCGCGCGGCCAGAGGTCAATCTGGTGTATCGCCTCGACGAGACAGGGCAAATGGCTTTCCATTATCCAGTGGGGCCAACTTCGACAGTGGGAAATGACTTCTCGTTCCGGGAATATTTTTTACGCGCTCTGGCCTCAAGCGAACCGCTGATTTCGCACGGACGCATCTCGCCAACTACAAACCAGCCGGTAGCGACGGCAGTAATGCCGCTTTGGGATCATAAGGGGGGATTCCTGGGGGTTGTAGCCACCAATATTCGACTGGAAGCGCTCAGCCAAACCCTAACCAAGATTTCGCATGAGTATGATGACACCGAAGGTTTTGAAGTCTTTATTCTCGATGCAAGTAGCCAGATTGTTGCACACTCGAATACCGATTTACTTCTCACACAAATTCCGGAAAGCCACACCTATATCACAGACCCCTTGCTGCTTGGGCGCGTCGATTCGGTGATTGTGATCGCGCCCGATGGGATTGAGCGGCTTTACAGTTATGTGCCGGTGTCCAGCGCCGGTTGGGGCGTCATTGTCAGTCGGCCCGCAGAAGCCGCATTTTCTACGCCGCGCACATTTTATCGCAGTGCGCTAATTACACTGGTCATTTTCCTGATCACCTGTTTGATCTTCTGGGCGGGGCTAACCCGGTTAGTGATTCAACCCCTCGGAGCTATCGCTGCTTATAGTCGAACCATCGGGCAACCACACGATCTATCTCAAACGCGCGATACGATGCTGCCCACACTTGCCCACCGCCCCGATCAGGTGGGACGGCTGGCGCGCAGCATTATCCGTATGGAAGAATCTATTGAAGAGCGCTTCAAGGAGCTTTCCACCTTATTGGAAACGAGCGCATCGGTGGTCTCGACGCTTGAGCCACAAGCAGTACTCGACAGAATTCTGGAGGAGGTTGAACGCTTACTCCACTCCAGGATGATCGCTATTATCGCGCTGGATGAACAAGCCAGCATCTTCCGCGTGCGCGCCAGCCGCGGTTTATCCGAACACTATGTCAATCTAATCGCCATCGACCCCACTGAGCCACATTCGGTTTCTTTGCGCGCCCTGCGCACCGGAGAGCCGATCCAGATCAGTGACACGGAAACAAATCCATCTTTCGCCGCCGATCGAGCCGGGGCGCGCGCCGAAGGGTATCGCGCGGTATTGGCTCTTCCGCTCAACACACACTACGCGCCGCCTTCTGTGCTGCTGGTCTTTCGAGAAAAACCGCACGTCTTCACCGAACAGGAAATCTCCTTACTTTCTAACTTCGCTAATCACGCCGCTATGGCAATCGAAAATGCGGCTTTATTTGCTCGCAGCGATATGCGCTTGCAAGAACAAACCCGCCGTCTGGAAGCGCTGATCCTTTCACTAAACGCCGGGCTGATTCTGGCTGGCCCGGAGGGACGCGTGATTTATGCCAACCGGCGCATCAGCACGTTGAGCGAATTACCACTCCAGGCGATTACCGGCGCAGAGGTAAATCACATTCTGGAGCATATCCTCCGACACGCGACCGAACCGGAACAAAATCTCCAACGGATTAAAGATACACTGGTCAGCCAAGAAGAGCAAATTGCTGAATTCTTCCTGATCCAGCAAGGACGCACATTTTGGTATCGACTGCGCTCATTTACTGTCACCGATATTCGCGGCGTATCACTCGGTCAGGGCATTATTATCAACGATATTACCGCCGATCGCGAGTTGGACCGCATGAAATCGAATTTAATTTCAACGGTATCACATGAGTTGCGCACCCCACTCGCTTCTATTAAAGGGTATGCTTCCACCCTGCTGGCTATTGATGTTGAGTGGGATCATCAATCTCAACAAGACTTCCTAAAAATAATCTCGGATGAAGCTGATCGGCTCTCGATATTGGTAAACGAATTACTGGACCTTTCACGCATTGATGCGGGCAGCCTGAAAGTGGAGCGACGGCCTTGTGATTTAGGTCTGATCATCGAGCGCGCCGCCAAGCGCGCCAGCCCAACACCCGATTCTCGCTTGCAGGTGGAATTACCCTCCGACCTGCCTCAACTCTATGCCGACCAACGACGCATTGAGGTTGTCTTGCGCAATATTATCGAAAATGCCGCCAAATATTCGGGGCAAGATTCGCCGATTTATGTGCGCGCCAGTTTCGACGAAGATCAGATTACCGTAGCGGTGGCCGACGAAGGCCCTGGCATTCATCCCGATGAAGGCGAGCGCATCTTCAATAGTTTTTATCGAATCGAAAATGGCCTATCTCGCAACACGTCGGGCGCCGGTTTGGGGCTGGCGATCTGTAAAGGCTTTGTACAGGCGCACCAGGGCACTATTTGGCTGGAACCCACCGAACGCGGCGCCTGCTTCATGTTCTCGCTGCCTCGCATTCCAGAGGACAGCAATTCAGAATGA
- a CDS encoding VTT domain-containing protein: protein MHPNTRARTIFRILALLIVIGITFFIYSIRDQAKELTAYGYPGIFLLALLTNATVFLPAPGIAVVFTMGAVFSPFGVGLAAGAGGALGELSGYLAGFSGQGVVEKSALYARLHGWIEKYGFWAILMLAAIPNPTFDIAGVAAGILKMPLYKFFLAVWIGVTIKMLIFAYAGAHSMQWLIGK, encoded by the coding sequence ATGCACCCCAATACACGCGCGCGGACGATCTTCCGAATTCTGGCGTTATTGATCGTGATAGGGATCACATTTTTCATCTACAGCATTCGCGATCAGGCCAAAGAACTCACCGCTTACGGATATCCGGGGATTTTTCTCTTAGCCCTGCTGACTAATGCCACAGTATTTTTACCCGCCCCTGGCATTGCCGTGGTCTTTACGATGGGAGCCGTTTTTTCTCCATTTGGGGTGGGGCTTGCCGCCGGAGCCGGTGGCGCGCTCGGAGAGTTATCGGGCTATTTGGCTGGTTTCAGCGGACAGGGCGTCGTCGAAAAAAGTGCGCTCTACGCTCGCCTACATGGCTGGATCGAAAAATATGGTTTTTGGGCTATTCTGATGCTGGCCGCAATTCCTAATCCAACTTTCGATATTGCGGGGGTTGCTGCTGGAATACTAAAAATGCCGCTTTATAAATTTTTTCTGGCAGTTTGGATCGGCGTGACGATCAAAATGCTCATTTTTGCCTATGCTGGTGCACATTCCATGCAATGGCTGATTGGAAAATA
- a CDS encoding amino acid ABC transporter substrate-binding protein — protein MKRLFTLLFALLVVSTLVLAACSPAPAEAPAAEEMAEEAAPAEEEAAPAEEAAAEEEMAEEVAPAEEAASAPEPVTVVIGFTSSITGSQEVSSKRQVNGFSLWMNQVNEAGGVTLSDGTVVTFEFVTYDDESTAERVQELYTRLISEDNADFLISPYSSGLTSAASIVAEQNGKVMITTGAADDAAYKTGNTGLFQLYTPGSLYMSSTVDMLQGLDPDAKIALVYEAAKFSTSVVEGIKPYLADRGFEVVLEESYASDTADFGPIVNKIAGSGATVLLGGGHYNDGTALARALYERQIGLNFAYLLVAPADSKFPELGDAALGIAVSSQWELAATHTEAEAANMGMEWFGPTGEDFAAAYEAVAGDPPTYHAAGGYTAGLLLQKAIINADSADPEAVKAALNAMDLMTFYGGIQFDTSEEAHGLQIAHKMVVAQWQMNDAGELTRVIIAPADVATAEPLYPIPAP, from the coding sequence ATGAAACGACTATTTACGTTACTTTTTGCTTTACTGGTTGTTAGCACTTTGGTATTGGCTGCCTGCTCACCTGCGCCAGCAGAAGCACCCGCGGCTGAAGAAATGGCGGAAGAAGCTGCTCCTGCCGAAGAAGAGGCCGCTCCCGCCGAGGAAGCTGCGGCTGAAGAAGAAATGGCAGAAGAAGTTGCGCCTGCCGAGGAAGCTGCTTCAGCCCCCGAGCCAGTTACTGTGGTTATCGGCTTTACCTCCTCGATAACCGGCTCTCAGGAAGTCTCTTCCAAGCGTCAGGTGAACGGCTTCTCCCTGTGGATGAATCAGGTCAACGAAGCCGGTGGCGTCACACTCAGCGATGGCACAGTCGTCACGTTTGAATTTGTCACCTATGATGATGAATCTACCGCTGAGCGCGTACAGGAACTGTACACCCGTCTGATTTCTGAAGACAACGCCGATTTCTTGATCAGCCCCTATTCGTCAGGTCTGACCTCCGCGGCTTCCATCGTTGCAGAACAAAACGGCAAGGTTATGATTACCACCGGCGCAGCCGACGATGCCGCCTACAAGACCGGCAATACCGGTCTCTTCCAACTCTACACCCCCGGAAGCCTGTATATGTCCAGCACAGTGGATATGCTTCAGGGACTCGATCCCGATGCCAAAATCGCCCTGGTCTACGAAGCCGCAAAATTCTCCACCAGCGTTGTCGAAGGTATCAAACCCTATCTTGCAGATCGAGGCTTTGAAGTCGTTCTGGAAGAAAGCTACGCATCCGACACGGCTGACTTCGGCCCAATCGTCAACAAGATTGCCGGATCCGGCGCAACCGTATTACTCGGCGGCGGTCATTATAATGATGGCACGGCTCTGGCTCGCGCCCTTTACGAGCGTCAGATTGGCCTAAACTTTGCTTATCTGTTGGTCGCCCCTGCCGACTCCAAGTTCCCGGAATTGGGCGATGCGGCTCTTGGCATTGCTGTTTCCAGCCAATGGGAACTCGCAGCTACTCATACCGAAGCCGAAGCAGCTAACATGGGCATGGAATGGTTTGGCCCCACGGGCGAAGATTTCGCAGCCGCCTATGAAGCCGTTGCTGGCGATCCCCCCACCTATCACGCCGCCGGAGGCTATACAGCAGGCCTGTTACTCCAGAAGGCCATCATCAATGCCGATTCGGCTGACCCCGAAGCCGTTAAAGCCGCTTTGAATGCCATGGATCTGATGACCTTCTATGGTGGCATCCAATTCGACACATCCGAAGAAGCGCATGGTTTGCAAATCGCGCACAAAATGGTTGTAGCCCAGTGGCAGATGAATGACGCTGGCGAGTT
- the udk gene encoding uridine kinase: MPTHPNPIVIGIAGGSGSGKTTVANVILEQVGKQKIAYLPHDAYYKDLSELPRTQRAQINFDHPHSLETELLTRHVQQLQQWQRIHLPIYDFKTHSRTEQTISIEPQSVIIVEGILIFAEQKLRELFDVKIFVDTDSDIRFIRRLQRDITERGRTTEAVIHQYLKTVRPMHLEFVEPSKRYADVIIPEGGFNTVAMDMVVARIERLLTNSQ, encoded by the coding sequence ATGCCCACACACCCCAACCCCATCGTCATCGGTATTGCCGGCGGCAGCGGTTCTGGTAAGACTACTGTCGCAAATGTTATTCTCGAACAAGTTGGTAAGCAAAAAATTGCCTACTTACCACACGATGCCTATTATAAAGATTTGAGTGAACTGCCCCGCACGCAACGCGCGCAAATCAACTTCGATCACCCCCATTCATTGGAAACAGAATTACTCACCCGGCATGTGCAACAATTGCAACAGTGGCAACGCATCCATCTGCCCATATATGATTTCAAGACACATTCCCGCACCGAGCAAACCATCTCCATCGAGCCGCAATCCGTTATTATTGTGGAAGGCATTTTGATTTTTGCCGAACAAAAACTGCGTGAACTTTTCGACGTGAAAATTTTCGTTGATACGGATTCCGACATCCGCTTCATTCGCCGTTTACAACGTGATATCACTGAGCGCGGTCGCACGACAGAAGCTGTCATCCACCAATACCTGAAAACAGTGCGCCCCATGCATCTGGAATTTGTCGAGCCGTCCAAGCGCTATGCCGATGTCATCATCCCCGAAGGCGGCTTCAATACCGTGGCGATGGATATGGTCGTCGCCCGCATCGAACGCCTGCTCACCAATAGCCAGTAG
- a CDS encoding aminopeptidase: protein MADPRMTKLAELLVNYSVEIKPGDWVMVRGDVAAEPLVAEVVRQVVRAGGKPTVLLNSDAIEEAFLREASPKILGWVSPVNEMLYEQADVLMALRATSNTRALTGIDPQKERIRAVANRGLTETYMRRSAAKELRWVGTQYPCPAYAQEADMSLSEYEDFVYAATFCDCDDPVAEWKRVHDEQQKIVDWLAGRKIVTVKSPNADMTLSIEGRTFINSDGKKNMPSGEVFTGPVEDSANGWVAFNYPAIRGGREVEGVRLEFKDGKVIQASAKKNEAYLLTQLDSDEGARYLGEFAIGTNYGITHFTKSILYDEKIGGSFHMAVGAGYPETGSVNKSSIHWDFICDIRNDSEIRVDGELLYKDGQFAI, encoded by the coding sequence ATGGCAGACCCCCGCATGACCAAACTGGCCGAATTATTAGTCAATTATTCTGTTGAAATCAAACCCGGCGACTGGGTGATGGTACGTGGTGACGTGGCCGCCGAACCCTTGGTCGCCGAAGTGGTGCGTCAGGTGGTGCGAGCGGGCGGCAAGCCCACGGTCCTGCTCAATAGCGATGCCATCGAAGAAGCATTCCTGCGCGAGGCCAGTCCGAAAATTCTAGGGTGGGTTTCGCCGGTTAATGAAATGCTCTACGAGCAAGCCGATGTGCTCATGGCGTTGCGCGCCACCAGCAACACCCGCGCCCTGACCGGCATTGATCCACAAAAAGAGCGCATTCGGGCTGTAGCAAACCGCGGCCTGACCGAAACTTACATGCGCCGTTCGGCGGCCAAAGAGTTGCGCTGGGTCGGCACGCAATATCCCTGCCCGGCATACGCCCAGGAAGCCGATATGAGTCTGAGCGAGTATGAAGATTTTGTTTACGCAGCGACTTTTTGTGACTGCGATGACCCCGTAGCGGAGTGGAAACGCGTCCACGATGAGCAACAAAAAATTGTCGATTGGCTGGCGGGCAGGAAAATCGTGACCGTGAAAAGCCCCAATGCCGATATGACACTATCCATCGAGGGGCGCACCTTTATCAATTCGGATGGCAAGAAGAATATGCCCAGCGGGGAAGTTTTTACCGGACCGGTGGAGGATTCTGCCAACGGATGGGTGGCATTCAACTACCCTGCAATTCGGGGTGGGCGCGAGGTCGAAGGGGTGCGGCTTGAATTCAAGGATGGCAAAGTCATCCAGGCCAGCGCCAAAAAGAACGAAGCTTACCTGCTAACTCAACTCGACAGCGACGAAGGCGCGCGCTACCTGGGCGAATTCGCCATCGGCACCAATTACGGCATCACGCACTTCACCAAGAGCATCCTCTATGATGAGAAAATCGGCGGCAGTTTCCATATGGCGGTCGGCGCGGGATACCCCGAAACTGGCAGCGTGAACAAATCCAGCATCCATTGGGATTTTATCTGTGATATCCGGAATGACAGCGAAATTCGCGTGGATGGGGAACTACTCTACAAAGATGGACAATTTGCAATTTAG
- a CDS encoding M20/M25/M40 family metallo-hydrolase, with translation DKGHITSRLFAIDAMLAQVDELPCNIKFIIEGEEEIGSVHLPEFIEKNQELLAADACVWEFGMVNHEEVPMQYVGLRGICYVELSVKTADIDIHSGLGGSIFHNAAWRLVWALNTLKDEHERIRIPGFYDAVLPPSERDIELMGALPDVVEEYQTRYGVKSFLKGLTGGVDLRVAEVFEPTCTICGLTSGYQGPGSKTVLPAQASAKVDFRLVPTQTPKQVLEQLRAHLDAEGFPEVEITFLGGGPAGRTDPDDPFIQLVVDTARDVYGVPMQIVPMIGGSGPNYPFVTVLNQPVATAGVGHPGTQAHAPNENVRLDLYLKHAKHVVRIIEAFANA, from the coding sequence GATAAAGGGCATATCACCAGCCGCCTGTTTGCCATTGATGCAATGCTGGCCCAGGTCGATGAACTTCCCTGCAATATCAAATTTATCATCGAGGGCGAAGAAGAAATTGGCAGCGTGCATCTGCCTGAATTCATCGAAAAAAATCAGGAATTACTAGCCGCCGACGCCTGTGTATGGGAGTTTGGCATGGTCAATCATGAAGAAGTGCCCATGCAATATGTGGGCTTGCGCGGCATTTGCTACGTGGAACTTTCGGTCAAAACAGCCGATATTGATATTCACTCCGGGTTGGGCGGCTCAATTTTTCATAACGCCGCCTGGCGGTTGGTATGGGCGTTGAATACGCTCAAAGACGAGCATGAACGCATCCGCATACCGGGCTTCTACGATGCTGTGCTGCCCCCCAGCGAACGCGATATCGAACTGATGGGCGCGCTGCCGGATGTGGTCGAAGAATATCAAACCCGCTACGGTGTTAAATCTTTCCTCAAGGGCTTGACCGGCGGTGTTGATTTGCGTGTAGCGGAGGTATTCGAACCCACTTGCACAATCTGTGGTCTGACTTCGGGGTATCAAGGCCCCGGTTCAAAAACGGTGCTGCCTGCCCAGGCTTCGGCTAAAGTCGATTTTCGCCTGGTGCCCACGCAGACCCCCAAGCAAGTGCTGGAACAATTGCGGGCACATCTGGATGCGGAGGGATTCCCCGAGGTGGAGATCACCTTCCTCGGCGGCGGTCCAGCCGGACGTACAGACCCCGATGATCCCTTCATCCAGCTCGTGGTGGATACTGCCAGAGATGTGTACGGCGTCCCCATGCAAATTGTCCCCATGATCGGCGGCTCTGGCCCCAATTATCCCTTCGTGACCGTACTCAATCAGCCGGTTGCCACCGCCGGGGTTGGACATCCTGGCACGCAGGCTCACGCGCCAAATGAGAATGTGCGCCTGGATTTATACCTCAAACATGCCAAACATGTAGTTCGGATCATTGAAGCGTTTGCCAATGCATAG